The Candidatus Saccharibacteria bacterium oral taxon 488 genome has a segment encoding these proteins:
- the nusA gene encoding transcription termination/antitermination protein NusA produces the protein MEDLNIKQLTLAVRTIAEEKNLPEETVLEVIEQAIAAAWRRDNGTREQLVRASLNINSGTAVVSVVKTVVEEVENDVNQMSLDEAKTVDPAAELGSEVTVETHNVTTFGRVAAQTAKQVILQRLREAEREVVLAEFEDKIGTVVTGTIQRVEPRVVRIELGKAVGIMPQSEQIPGEYYGVGRRVKVYIKDIEREGRGPQLILSRGNEEFVRFLFSQEVPEMETGAVEIKAIAREAGRRTKLAVASALPGVDPVGTFVGGHGTRVQAVMNEIGEQEKIDIIPFEEDAAGFIANAMSPAEVLSVTVNEDEKRATVYVSEDQQSVAIGRAGQNVRLASRLTGYELDIEAKAAVKPEAKPRKNIEDSLMSVVEEVAE, from the coding sequence ATGGAAGATTTGAATATTAAGCAATTGACGTTGGCGGTGCGGACGATTGCTGAGGAAAAGAACCTGCCAGAAGAAACGGTTTTGGAGGTGATCGAGCAGGCTATCGCGGCAGCGTGGCGGCGTGATAACGGCACGCGCGAGCAATTGGTGCGTGCCAGCTTGAATATCAACAGCGGCACGGCTGTGGTGTCAGTTGTTAAAACGGTGGTTGAAGAGGTTGAAAATGACGTCAATCAAATGAGCCTGGACGAGGCCAAAACCGTTGATCCGGCGGCTGAGCTAGGCAGCGAAGTGACGGTCGAGACCCACAACGTGACGACGTTTGGCCGGGTGGCAGCCCAGACTGCCAAGCAAGTGATTTTGCAGCGGCTGCGCGAAGCAGAGCGCGAGGTGGTGCTGGCAGAATTTGAAGATAAAATTGGTACAGTGGTGACTGGTACGATTCAGCGGGTTGAGCCGCGCGTGGTGCGAATTGAGCTGGGCAAGGCCGTTGGCATCATGCCGCAATCCGAGCAAATTCCTGGCGAGTACTACGGCGTTGGCCGCCGCGTCAAGGTCTATATCAAGGACATCGAGCGCGAAGGTCGCGGTCCGCAGTTGATTTTGAGCCGCGGCAATGAAGAATTTGTGCGGTTCTTGTTCAGCCAGGAAGTGCCAGAGATGGAAACAGGCGCCGTGGAGATCAAAGCCATTGCCCGCGAGGCTGGTCGCCGCACTAAATTGGCGGTAGCATCGGCACTGCCAGGTGTTGACCCAGTCGGTACGTTTGTCGGCGGTCACGGTACGCGTGTTCAGGCAGTGATGAACGAAATTGGCGAGCAGGAAAAAATTGACATCATTCCGTTTGAGGAAGATGCGGCTGGTTTCATCGCTAATGCTATGAGTCCAGCAGAAGTGCTGAGTGTGACGGTCAATGAAGATGAAAAGCGAGCAACGGTCTATGTTAGCGAGGATCAGCAGTCAGTGGCCATCGGTCGGGCTGGACAGAATGTTCGCTTGGCAAGCCGGTTGACTGGCTATGAACTGGATATTGAGGCAAAGGCGGCTGTCAAGCCTGAAGCAAAACCTCGTAAAAATATTGAGGACAGCTTGATGAGCGTGGTTGAGGAGGTGGCGGAATAG
- a CDS encoding AAA domain-containing protein, with product MPEDFSELESRLTDTAKASLERAGLLAHNSGSPYVGTEHVLLGVLAQNSSLGAKILAENGVTLDRAELALGLTAQSFVVVVVHKGMNAEVLETIRTAWQLATEFGQERIGTEHIVYSMLLQHKARATKLLSDMNVDLEELRGTLEDVFDRQQMEAMQDESKEAVAPHTRRSADLKILDQYGVDMTERARSGLLDPVVGREAETERLITVLGRRGKNNPALIGEPGVGKTAVVEGLAQRIAAGTVPEFLVGKRLIQLDLTAMVAGTKFRGQFEERLQKVVAAARNHQEIILFIDELHLLVGAGSAEGSMDAANVLKPALARGEVRVIGATTFDEYRKHIEKDAALSRRFQAVTVAEPDEQAAVAMVRALAGRLATHHRLRISDEMIKLSVALSQRYVTERHLPDKAIDVLDEAAALVNTQRPAKPTKQQQLARRIKQLAGKLDAAVEAEQYQRAAELKVRIKQLEQQAKQLPADDPALPELTEDDVRRAVAAMAGVPAEKVTVNERKDLAALEQRLGRSVLGQDEAVATLARTIRRARAGLSRRSGPLGSFIFLGPTGVGKTELARVLAREVFGGDNSLIKIDMSEFSERHTASQLIGAPAGYVGYDEGGKLTDKVRRQPYSVVLFDEIEKAHPDVLNLLLQILEDGKLSDSRGRSVSFQQTIVILTSNVGAEAMVRDGELGFGSHSDGTSRADDVNERNARAARRELEELLRPELIGRFDAVVNFKSLTRPVVGKIFDNFVSELKEAVQAQQMTLVITPSAKRCIIDNGFDEQRGARVLRQTIQTMLADPLSDVLLSRQARPGAVLTATAKNREVVINVQAA from the coding sequence ATGCCGGAAGATTTTTCTGAGTTAGAATCTCGGCTGACTGATACCGCCAAGGCCAGCTTAGAGCGTGCCGGGCTGCTGGCGCATAATAGTGGTAGTCCGTATGTCGGCACCGAGCATGTATTGCTCGGCGTGCTGGCGCAAAATTCGTCGCTGGGTGCGAAGATTTTGGCGGAGAATGGCGTGACGTTGGATCGGGCGGAGTTGGCGCTAGGCTTAACCGCGCAGTCGTTCGTGGTGGTGGTTGTTCACAAAGGCATGAACGCCGAGGTGCTGGAAACGATACGGACGGCTTGGCAGCTAGCGACGGAGTTTGGACAGGAGCGCATCGGTACTGAGCATATCGTCTATAGCATGCTGCTGCAGCACAAGGCTCGGGCGACGAAGTTGCTCAGTGATATGAATGTGGATCTGGAGGAGCTACGCGGTACATTGGAGGACGTATTTGATCGGCAGCAGATGGAAGCCATGCAAGATGAGTCGAAGGAAGCTGTAGCACCGCATACTCGTCGGTCGGCTGATCTCAAGATCCTTGATCAGTACGGAGTTGATATGACCGAGCGAGCGCGGAGCGGACTGCTCGATCCAGTGGTCGGTCGGGAAGCTGAGACAGAGCGGCTGATCACGGTACTCGGGCGGCGTGGCAAAAATAATCCAGCGCTGATCGGCGAGCCGGGTGTCGGTAAAACCGCAGTGGTCGAAGGACTGGCGCAGCGTATTGCGGCCGGGACGGTGCCGGAGTTTTTGGTCGGTAAGCGGCTGATTCAGCTTGACCTGACAGCTATGGTCGCTGGTACAAAGTTTCGCGGTCAGTTTGAGGAGCGCTTACAAAAAGTGGTGGCGGCAGCGCGTAATCATCAGGAGATTATATTGTTTATTGATGAGCTGCATTTATTGGTCGGGGCTGGCTCGGCCGAGGGGTCGATGGATGCGGCGAATGTCCTAAAGCCAGCATTGGCGCGTGGTGAGGTACGGGTGATCGGCGCAACGACATTTGATGAATACCGCAAGCACATCGAAAAAGACGCGGCCCTCAGTCGGCGGTTTCAGGCGGTGACGGTGGCGGAGCCGGATGAGCAGGCGGCGGTGGCCATGGTGCGGGCGCTAGCAGGCCGGCTGGCGACACACCATCGACTGCGGATTTCTGATGAGATGATCAAGCTGAGCGTAGCCCTCAGTCAGCGCTACGTGACGGAGCGTCATTTACCGGACAAAGCGATTGACGTACTCGATGAGGCAGCGGCACTGGTTAATACGCAACGGCCAGCCAAGCCAACCAAGCAGCAGCAGCTAGCACGGCGGATTAAACAACTAGCGGGCAAGCTCGATGCGGCGGTCGAGGCTGAGCAATATCAACGCGCGGCTGAACTCAAGGTGCGCATCAAGCAGCTGGAGCAGCAGGCTAAGCAGCTACCGGCTGACGATCCAGCATTGCCGGAATTAACCGAGGATGATGTACGGCGAGCGGTCGCGGCGATGGCTGGTGTGCCGGCGGAAAAAGTGACAGTGAATGAGCGCAAAGATCTGGCGGCACTGGAGCAGCGGCTAGGCCGGTCGGTGCTCGGTCAGGACGAGGCCGTGGCGACATTGGCGCGAACCATTCGCCGGGCGCGGGCCGGGCTGAGTCGGCGGTCAGGGCCGCTTGGGTCGTTCATTTTTCTCGGGCCGACTGGTGTGGGCAAGACGGAGTTAGCTCGCGTGTTGGCACGGGAAGTGTTTGGCGGTGACAATAGTTTGATCAAGATCGACATGAGCGAGTTTTCAGAGCGGCATACAGCCAGTCAGTTGATTGGCGCGCCGGCTGGCTATGTCGGCTATGATGAGGGCGGTAAATTGACTGATAAGGTTCGCCGGCAGCCGTACAGCGTGGTGCTGTTTGATGAGATTGAAAAGGCGCATCCGGATGTACTGAACTTGCTACTGCAGATTTTAGAAGACGGCAAGCTGAGCGATTCGCGCGGTCGGTCGGTGAGCTTCCAGCAGACGATCGTGATCTTGACCAGCAATGTTGGCGCCGAGGCGATGGTGCGCGACGGTGAGCTGGGCTTTGGCTCGCACAGTGACGGTACCTCACGGGCGGACGATGTGAATGAGCGCAACGCTCGGGCGGCGCGACGCGAGCTGGAGGAGTTACTGCGGCCGGAGCTAATCGGGCGATTTGATGCGGTGGTGAATTTCAAGAGCTTGACTCGGCCGGTGGTGGGCAAGATTTTCGATAATTTCGTGAGTGAGCTTAAAGAAGCAGTGCAGGCGCAGCAGATGACGCTGGTGATTACGCCAAGCGCTAAGCGTTGTATCATAGATAACGGTTTCGATGAGCAGCGTGGTGCGCGGGTGCTCAGACAAACGATTCAGACAATGTTGGCCGACCCGCTCAGTGACGTCTTATTGTCTCGTCAGGCCCGTCCCGGTGCGGTCTTGACAGCGACTGCAAAAAATCGTGAGGTAGTGATCAATGTTCAGGCTGCGTAA
- a CDS encoding RelA/SpoT family protein, which translates to MTREELLDLAAPQYDEIPVLVLDSAIDYATKKHAGQKRKSGEPYITHPLAVAGILVEWGMDIDTVIAGVLHDTVEDTDATLDELESLFGRDIAFLVDGVTKVSQARAGMRSLDSYLPHTKDNLAKLMIAVGEDIRVIIIKLADRLHNMRTLQYMPRDKQKKIARETIEVFAPLADRLNMGRVRVQLEELSFRFLMPKDFQRTKSLMDSRLKKSQRKLAKVRRDVTARLQNESLQFEMDGRVKSVYSLFKKLDRVGDIDKIYDLIALRIIVDDLATGYLVLGVLHEMYQPFYERIKDYVANPKPNGYQSLHTTIQTPTGQIVEFQIRTRDMHEYAERGLAASFHYNEQKMSDAYRQGRIAALPTDLAWIRDLQETAARAREGKSFDSEKFRMKLFEDRIFVYSPKGDIYDLPRGAFPLDYAYRIHSDIAAHASGFKVNGVMKPFTYELQHGDVVEVLTSKSAKPKPAWRDMVITPHAKTKLRMQLSKSGGVLAHLTGLTDGVSSLFRR; encoded by the coding sequence ATGACGCGCGAGGAATTATTGGATCTGGCGGCACCGCAGTACGATGAGATACCGGTGCTGGTGTTAGATAGCGCTATTGATTACGCTACCAAAAAGCACGCCGGCCAAAAGCGCAAAAGCGGCGAACCCTACATCACACACCCACTGGCGGTGGCTGGGATTTTAGTGGAATGGGGTATGGATATCGACACAGTGATCGCTGGTGTGCTGCATGATACGGTTGAGGATACCGATGCGACGCTGGATGAGCTAGAAAGTTTGTTTGGTCGCGATATCGCCTTTCTGGTTGACGGCGTAACCAAGGTTTCACAGGCGCGCGCTGGTATGCGCAGCCTTGATAGTTATTTGCCGCACACCAAGGACAACCTCGCCAAACTGATGATCGCGGTTGGCGAGGACATTCGGGTAATTATTATCAAGCTGGCGGATCGGCTGCATAATATGCGCACACTTCAATATATGCCGCGCGACAAGCAGAAGAAAATCGCCCGCGAAACGATTGAAGTGTTTGCGCCGCTGGCGGATCGGCTGAATATGGGGCGCGTCCGCGTGCAGCTGGAAGAGTTAAGCTTTCGGTTTTTAATGCCTAAGGATTTTCAGCGCACTAAGAGCCTGATGGATAGCCGCCTGAAAAAAAGCCAGCGCAAACTCGCCAAAGTCCGCCGCGACGTTACGGCGCGCCTCCAGAACGAGAGTCTGCAGTTTGAGATGGACGGCCGGGTAAAAAGCGTATATAGCTTATTTAAGAAGCTCGACCGCGTTGGCGATATTGATAAGATCTACGACCTGATCGCCCTGCGCATCATCGTTGATGATTTAGCGACTGGCTATCTGGTATTGGGCGTGCTGCATGAGATGTACCAGCCGTTTTACGAGCGTATCAAAGACTATGTTGCCAACCCTAAGCCAAATGGCTATCAAAGCTTACATACGACGATACAAACGCCGACCGGGCAAATTGTTGAGTTCCAGATCCGCACCCGAGACATGCACGAATACGCCGAGCGCGGTTTGGCGGCCAGCTTTCATTATAACGAACAAAAGATGTCTGACGCCTACCGACAGGGGCGAATTGCTGCGCTACCGACGGATTTAGCGTGGATTCGTGATCTACAGGAAACGGCAGCTCGGGCACGCGAGGGTAAATCATTTGATTCAGAGAAATTCCGTATGAAGTTGTTTGAGGATCGAATTTTCGTCTATTCGCCCAAAGGCGATATTTATGACTTGCCGCGCGGCGCCTTCCCTCTGGATTACGCCTATCGCATTCATTCCGACATCGCAGCGCACGCCAGCGGATTTAAGGTCAATGGCGTCATGAAACCATTTACCTATGAATTACAACACGGCGACGTCGTCGAAGTCTTGACCAGCAAATCCGCCAAACCCAAACCAGCCTGGCGCGACATGGTCATCACGCCGCATGCCAAAACCAAACTGCGCATGCAACTGTCAAAAAGTGGCGGCGTGCTAGCACATTTGACGGGATTAACTGACGGCGTTTCGTCGTTGTTTCGACGGTAA
- a CDS encoding inorganic pyrophosphatase yields the protein MADFNQVLTPGSYQDGEITVVVEIPAGSNHKIEWDRNVGVMRLDRVDPAIFAKPTNYGFIPQTLDEDGDELDVLLVTDTPLTTGLVVEARILGVMKFVDDDEVDDKIIAVPSDDRHNGNAIQSLEDLPAQLIKQIEFHFNHYKDLKKPGSTIVKEFAGVDAAKQVVAAAIERWNEQA from the coding sequence ATGGCAGATTTTAACCAAGTATTAACCCCGGGAAGCTATCAGGACGGCGAAATCACCGTTGTCGTGGAGATTCCGGCCGGGTCAAATCATAAAATTGAATGGGATCGGAACGTCGGCGTCATGCGGCTGGATCGAGTTGACCCAGCAATCTTTGCCAAGCCGACTAATTATGGTTTTATCCCGCAGACATTGGATGAGGACGGCGATGAGTTGGATGTGCTGTTAGTGACAGACACGCCGCTGACGACTGGGCTGGTGGTCGAGGCGCGAATCCTCGGCGTGATGAAGTTTGTTGATGACGATGAGGTTGATGATAAGATTATCGCAGTGCCAAGCGACGATCGCCATAATGGCAATGCCATTCAGTCGCTGGAGGATTTGCCGGCGCAGCTGATTAAGCAAATTGAATTCCATTTCAATCACTATAAGGATCTGAAAAAGCCAGGTTCGACCATTGTTAAAGAATTTGCTGGCGTTGATGCTGCTAAGCAGGTTGTGGCAGCGGCGATTGAGCGCTGGAACGAGCAGGCGTAA
- a CDS encoding tyrosine--tRNA ligase: protein MQLSEELKWRGFWNQATFTDDGRIDSGNFTLYLGTDPSADSLHVGHLAVYMMVRHFLERGHRVFLLVGGGTGMIGDMRDTEERNLLSYAEIEHNKRALKAQVSQIFAGRDFTLVDNADWLGSLELIPFLRDIGKNFNMAELTTREFFKARIANGKGLSFAEFTYTLLQGYDFWHLFKHYGVNLQIGGSDQWGNLLSGVELIRKKENTEVYAMTAPLLINKSTGRKFGKSEGGAVWLDENKTSVYKFYQFWLNVDDESAIEYMKIFTMLDRDTIEAIAENHAVNPGARSAQKVLAREVTDIVHGVNRRESVERVTEVLFGGGDFRQLSDDDLDTLAKEIPRVDVGVGVIEALVVSGAVSSNGEARRLLKSGAISLNGEKLANDRAINNQSLLKKGKNTFILVAENMEGEE, encoded by the coding sequence ATGCAATTATCAGAGGAGCTAAAGTGGCGCGGGTTTTGGAATCAAGCGACATTCACCGATGATGGGCGTATTGATTCGGGAAATTTTACGCTCTATTTGGGGACAGACCCGTCGGCGGACAGTTTGCATGTCGGGCATCTGGCGGTCTATATGATGGTGCGGCATTTTTTGGAGCGCGGTCACAGGGTGTTTTTGCTGGTTGGTGGTGGCACCGGGATGATTGGTGATATGCGCGACACTGAGGAGCGGAACTTACTTTCTTATGCAGAAATTGAGCATAATAAACGGGCCCTAAAGGCGCAAGTGTCGCAAATTTTTGCTGGACGCGATTTTACCTTGGTGGATAATGCGGATTGGCTGGGCAGTCTGGAACTGATTCCATTTCTCCGCGACATTGGTAAGAATTTCAACATGGCAGAGTTAACGACGCGGGAATTTTTTAAGGCGCGTATTGCTAATGGCAAGGGCCTGAGTTTTGCTGAATTTACTTACACGTTGCTGCAGGGCTATGATTTCTGGCACTTGTTCAAGCATTACGGCGTTAATTTGCAAATTGGCGGTTCCGATCAATGGGGTAATTTGCTCTCGGGCGTGGAGTTGATCCGCAAAAAAGAAAACACCGAAGTCTACGCCATGACCGCGCCGCTGCTCATCAACAAATCAACCGGTCGTAAATTTGGCAAATCCGAAGGTGGCGCCGTGTGGCTGGACGAAAACAAAACCAGCGTCTACAAGTTCTATCAATTCTGGCTGAACGTTGATGACGAAAGCGCCATCGAATACATGAAAATCTTTACTATGCTTGACCGCGATACCATTGAGGCCATCGCTGAAAACCACGCCGTCAATCCAGGTGCGCGCTCGGCACAGAAAGTTTTGGCGCGTGAAGTCACCGACATCGTCCACGGCGTCAATCGGCGCGAATCAGTGGAGCGGGTGACGGAAGTATTGTTTGGCGGCGGCGATTTTCGGCAACTGTCGGACGATGATTTGGACACCCTGGCCAAAGAAATTCCACGTGTTGATGTCGGCGTCGGCGTGATTGAAGCGTTGGTGGTCTCTGGTGCGGTCAGTTCTAACGGCGAGGCCAGACGCCTGCTCAAATCTGGCGCCATCAGCCTTAACGGCGAAAAACTGGCTAATGACCGAGCCATCAACAATCAATCTTTGTTGAAAAAAGGTAAAAATACGTTTATTCTAGTTGCAGAAAATATGGAAGGAGAGGAATAA
- the gap gene encoding type I glyceraldehyde-3-phosphate dehydrogenase, protein MAITKIAINGFGRIGRSAFKIARERSDLEIVAINDLTDTKTLAYLLKHDSNYGEYGRQVDFTENELVVDGKSVKVLAEKDPANLPWGEMNIDVVIESTGLFTDKDGAGKHLTAGAKRVVISGPTKSDGVDTIVLGTNDSKIKDATPIISNASCTTNSLGAVMAVLDAEFGVEKSMLTTVHSYTASQRLQDAPAKDLREGRNAAENMVPTTTGAAIAVTKTLPQLAGKFDGLSVRVPTPVVSLSDVTALLRRDVTVEQVNEVFKKAAADSFYQGILGVSEEPLVSRDFIGNSHSGIVDLPLTKVVGGNMVKIMVWYDNEWGYSNRLVELVADVGHYLQQPAM, encoded by the coding sequence ATGGCGATAACGAAAATAGCAATTAACGGTTTCGGACGGATCGGGCGCAGTGCCTTTAAGATCGCACGTGAGCGCAGCGATCTAGAAATTGTGGCGATCAATGACTTGACGGATACGAAGACGCTGGCGTACCTACTCAAACACGATAGCAATTATGGGGAATATGGCCGCCAAGTTGATTTTACAGAAAACGAACTGGTCGTTGATGGAAAAAGCGTCAAAGTACTGGCGGAAAAAGATCCGGCAAACTTGCCGTGGGGCGAGATGAATATCGATGTGGTGATCGAGTCGACCGGATTGTTTACTGATAAAGATGGCGCGGGCAAGCACTTGACTGCGGGTGCCAAGCGTGTGGTTATCAGCGGACCAACCAAATCCGACGGCGTCGATACAATTGTCCTGGGTACGAATGACAGTAAGATTAAGGACGCGACGCCGATAATCTCTAATGCCAGCTGTACAACCAATAGCTTAGGTGCGGTGATGGCTGTCCTAGACGCAGAATTTGGCGTGGAAAAGTCAATGCTGACGACGGTGCATAGCTACACCGCCAGCCAAAGATTGCAAGACGCGCCAGCCAAGGATCTCCGCGAAGGTCGCAACGCGGCTGAAAATATGGTGCCGACAACGACGGGTGCGGCCATTGCTGTGACGAAAACGCTGCCGCAGCTGGCTGGCAAATTTGACGGCCTGAGTGTCCGGGTGCCAACACCAGTGGTGTCGCTCAGTGATGTAACAGCACTTCTCCGACGTGATGTGACGGTCGAGCAGGTGAATGAGGTGTTCAAGAAAGCTGCCGCCGATAGTTTCTATCAAGGGATCTTGGGCGTCAGTGAAGAGCCGCTGGTCAGTCGCGACTTTATCGGTAATTCACATTCTGGCATCGTTGACCTGCCGCTGACCAAGGTCGTTGGTGGCAACATGGTGAAAATCATGGTCTGGTACGATAACGAATGGGGGTACTCTAATCGCCTGGTCGAGCTGGTAGCGGACGTCGGCCACTACCTCCAGCAGCCAGCAATGTAA
- the radA gene encoding DNA repair protein RadA — MARAKSQFICQQCGASYPKWIGKCENCGEWNSLVEQLPVDTGASAVARSSGKGKALTALKLSETAAEAKQARLATGIADLDAVLGGGFLPGGVVLVAGQPGIGKSTLLAQVAAFVARQQPVLYVSGEESVSQVKLRAERLGAVDSDSLQLASSNSAEDIAASIQTGQYDLVIVDSIQTLSLAEIASAPGSVSQITNSSNVIIRAAKAANTAVILVGHVTKEGSIAGPKVLEHLVDVVLNFEGDRYGGFRVVRAQKNRYGSTNEAAIFEMHEDGLRIVANPSASLLAERQNLDGSIVLATMEGARPLLVEIQALVNPTNFGYPKRAASGFDLNRLNLLVAVLEKRTKLNLSDKDIYINVVGGLKLSDPAADLAVAMAIASASAGRKLSDEAVVFGEVGLGGEVRSAQGWHARVKEAKKLGFTYAIAPKTHKDAFVRGVGDLRQALIDYLQ; from the coding sequence ATGGCGCGGGCAAAATCACAGTTCATCTGCCAGCAGTGTGGCGCTAGCTATCCGAAATGGATCGGCAAGTGCGAAAATTGCGGCGAGTGGAATTCGCTGGTTGAGCAACTGCCAGTTGACACCGGCGCCTCGGCGGTGGCTCGCAGTAGCGGCAAAGGCAAGGCGCTGACTGCGCTCAAGCTCAGCGAAACAGCTGCCGAGGCCAAACAAGCACGGCTAGCAACCGGCATTGCTGACCTTGACGCGGTACTCGGCGGCGGCTTTTTGCCAGGCGGTGTGGTGCTGGTGGCGGGGCAGCCGGGGATTGGAAAAAGTACCCTGTTGGCGCAAGTCGCGGCGTTTGTTGCCCGGCAGCAACCAGTGCTCTACGTCAGTGGCGAAGAGTCGGTGTCACAGGTCAAGCTGCGGGCTGAGCGGTTGGGCGCGGTTGACTCAGACAGCCTGCAGCTGGCGTCCAGCAATAGCGCCGAAGATATCGCCGCCTCCATCCAGACTGGCCAGTATGATCTGGTGATCGTCGATTCCATACAAACATTGTCGCTCGCAGAAATTGCCTCAGCGCCAGGTTCAGTTAGTCAAATCACTAACTCATCCAACGTCATCATTCGCGCCGCCAAGGCCGCGAATACTGCAGTGATTCTGGTCGGCCACGTCACCAAAGAAGGTTCAATCGCCGGGCCGAAAGTCCTGGAACATTTGGTTGACGTGGTGCTGAATTTTGAGGGCGATCGCTACGGCGGCTTCCGGGTGGTGCGGGCGCAGAAAAATCGCTATGGCTCGACCAATGAGGCAGCAATTTTTGAGATGCACGAGGATGGCTTACGGATTGTAGCTAATCCGTCGGCTAGTTTACTGGCGGAGCGGCAAAACCTCGACGGCTCAATCGTCCTAGCCACCATGGAAGGGGCACGGCCGCTACTGGTGGAGATTCAGGCGCTGGTCAATCCGACGAATTTTGGCTATCCCAAACGCGCGGCCAGCGGTTTTGATCTCAACCGCTTGAACTTGTTGGTGGCGGTGCTGGAAAAGCGCACCAAGCTCAATCTCTCCGACAAAGATATTTACATCAATGTGGTTGGCGGCTTGAAACTGAGCGACCCAGCGGCAGACTTGGCAGTGGCCATGGCCATTGCCTCAGCCTCAGCTGGCCGCAAACTCAGCGACGAAGCCGTGGTGTTTGGCGAGGTCGGTTTGGGCGGCGAGGTGCGCTCGGCTCAAGGCTGGCACGCCCGTGTCAAAGAGGCGAAGAAGCTCGGCTTTACCTACGCCATCGCGCCAAAAACTCACAAAGACGCATTTGTGCGCGGTGTCGGCGATCTCAGACAGGCGCTGATTGACTATTTACAATAA
- a CDS encoding HAD-IIB family hydrolase — protein MKKIIGFDLDDTLAITKSPISDRMAGILSQLLENYDACVITGGTFQQIKKQVIDRLNVQPELLQRFHAMPTCGTRYYRFDTADNEWKIQYANDLSDEQKTQITAVLEEVAREMGIWCDNPAGEIIEDRHSQITMSALGQQASPEDKYAWAEKYKDVRPVYRDKVAAKLPNLEVRIGGTTSTDITLPGIDKAYGIGKLLELNGWSKEEALFFGDKLQEGGNDFPVKQMGVDSIEVRGWEDTAYALEGINAVS, from the coding sequence ATGAAAAAAATTATCGGGTTTGATTTGGATGACACGCTAGCTATTACCAAGTCACCAATTAGCGATCGGATGGCCGGCATTCTTAGCCAGTTGCTTGAAAATTATGACGCGTGCGTCATTACGGGCGGCACATTCCAGCAGATTAAAAAGCAGGTGATTGATCGGCTTAATGTTCAGCCTGAGTTGCTTCAGCGGTTTCACGCGATGCCAACTTGCGGTACTAGGTATTATCGATTTGATACTGCTGATAATGAATGGAAGATTCAATATGCGAACGATTTATCTGATGAGCAAAAAACTCAGATAACTGCAGTGCTGGAGGAGGTTGCTCGAGAGATGGGCATTTGGTGCGATAATCCTGCGGGTGAAATTATTGAGGATCGCCACAGCCAGATTACCATGTCGGCGCTGGGTCAGCAGGCGTCGCCAGAAGATAAGTATGCCTGGGCGGAAAAGTACAAGGATGTCCGTCCGGTATATCGTGACAAGGTGGCGGCGAAACTGCCAAATCTCGAAGTTAGGATTGGTGGTACGACTAGTACTGACATTACGCTGCCAGGAATTGATAAAGCCTATGGCATTGGTAAACTGCTTGAGCTGAACGGCTGGTCAAAGGAAGAAGCGCTATTCTTTGGCGATAAATTACAGGAAGGCGGCAATGATTTTCCAGTCAAACAAATGGGCGTTGACTCAATAGAAGTAAGAGGTTGGGAAGACACCGCCTACGCGCTGGAAGGCATCAACGCCGTTTCCTAG